The Colias croceus chromosome 11, ilColCroc2.1 genome has a segment encoding these proteins:
- the LOC123695580 gene encoding uncharacterized protein LOC123695580 isoform X1, which yields MSIVPRAVAASSRRSQLLEAVREAWHTHEYRRHPRGLKSDVHYQSKRHMLPREIEARKRLSTQTPKEGRKKPSGHLKPLNEDDMENDEVISVAVGPPAIRPQYEKTIKHPRTTPSQINAGTNIVKDVLTQLGREFLTHQVTEDFVFGQYIGNSMKNLTSDLKLKMQHEILELIVKYQKAQNGETVQTTTVQPEENITNSILKEIKDIRDRRNETDEGWPDFNNLAKIVG from the exons AGccgtcggtctcaactgcttgaagctgtccgt GAAGCCTGGCACACCCACGAGTACAGGCGGCACCCTCGAGGTCTGAAAAGCGATGTCCATTATCAGTCCAAACGTCACATGCTTCCCCGCGAGATTGAAGCACGGAAGCGGTTAAGTACTCAGACTCCGAAGGAAGGGAGGAAGAAG CCTTCAGGCCACCTCAAACCATTGAACGAAGATGACATGGAAAACGATGAAGTAATATCAGTAGCTGTGGGCCCTCCAGCGATCCGACCCCAATACgagaaaacaataaaacacccCAGAACAACCCCCTCACAGATCAATGCAGGAACGAACATAGTTAAAGATGTACTAACACAGCTAGGAAGAGAATTCCTAACCCATCAAGTTACAGAAGACTTCGTTTTCGGACAATATATAGGTAACTCTATGAAAAACCTAACCAGCGATTTGAAGCTCAAAATGCAACACGAGATTTTGGAACTTATTGTCAAATACCAGAAGGCTCAGAATGGCGAAACTGTACAAACAACAACTGTACAACCGGAAGAGAATATCACTAACAGCATTTTGAAggaaattaaagatattagGGACAGGAGAAATGAGACTGACGAAGGGTGGCCCGATTTCAATAATTTGGCTAAGATCGTtggttaa
- the LOC123695580 gene encoding uncharacterized protein LOC123695580 isoform X2, with protein sequence MEGTYWLISFLLLTPMIVEAWHTHEYRRHPRGLKSDVHYQSKRHMLPREIEARKRLSTQTPKEGRKKPSGHLKPLNEDDMENDEVISVAVGPPAIRPQYEKTIKHPRTTPSQINAGTNIVKDVLTQLGREFLTHQVTEDFVFGQYIGNSMKNLTSDLKLKMQHEILELIVKYQKAQNGETVQTTTVQPEENITNSILKEIKDIRDRRNETDEGWPDFNNLAKIVG encoded by the exons ATGGAGGGAACATATTGGCTCATTTCTTTCTTATTGTTAACTCCAATGATAGtg GAAGCCTGGCACACCCACGAGTACAGGCGGCACCCTCGAGGTCTGAAAAGCGATGTCCATTATCAGTCCAAACGTCACATGCTTCCCCGCGAGATTGAAGCACGGAAGCGGTTAAGTACTCAGACTCCGAAGGAAGGGAGGAAGAAG CCTTCAGGCCACCTCAAACCATTGAACGAAGATGACATGGAAAACGATGAAGTAATATCAGTAGCTGTGGGCCCTCCAGCGATCCGACCCCAATACgagaaaacaataaaacacccCAGAACAACCCCCTCACAGATCAATGCAGGAACGAACATAGTTAAAGATGTACTAACACAGCTAGGAAGAGAATTCCTAACCCATCAAGTTACAGAAGACTTCGTTTTCGGACAATATATAGGTAACTCTATGAAAAACCTAACCAGCGATTTGAAGCTCAAAATGCAACACGAGATTTTGGAACTTATTGTCAAATACCAGAAGGCTCAGAATGGCGAAACTGTACAAACAACAACTGTACAACCGGAAGAGAATATCACTAACAGCATTTTGAAggaaattaaagatattagGGACAGGAGAAATGAGACTGACGAAGGGTGGCCCGATTTCAATAATTTGGCTAAGATCGTtggttaa